Below is a window of Cydia splendana chromosome 3, ilCydSple1.2, whole genome shotgun sequence DNA.
AGCGCCGCACAGatccggatccggtccggacgCTAGCCGGAACCGTCGCACGATTGCCGCTAACGTCACTTTAATTTCCATCATCGCGAATTTTTGGCCTGAAAGTAAACAAGTAGTGCTAGTAGATTaaatccgccatttgtactcttCATGtattgaatagaatagaatagatctTTATTGACAAACTGTGTACAGAAGATGACATTTACACAAGAACATTGTCCCAACAGTTACCCGACATGGGCGTGCAATGTTTACTTACATCTACTAATGTTcatttattgtgcaataaagtttaaataaataaataatacattggTGAACGTATATTATTAAGGGTTTCTATCTATGCAcacaaggcctagtttcccctctaaGTTAGACTaaaagtcagatggcagtcggtGCCGTTGCCAATAAAATAATCCTCCATTCAGAAACGTAGTTTCCTCTCTAGATAAGAAGGTCAGAGGGCAGTCACTAACATAAAATCAGTGCGCCACTTCTTGGCATTAAGTTGCATAAAGAAAACCCTGGGTTCTAGATGAAGATAAGGTACCTATGCAGTTCCTCGGACCAGCACTGAAGGGTATCCAATTGTAAGCGTTTCCAGGCTTGGTCGTCTCCAAGAACCTATCAGGTTTGAAGACTAGGGGATCCTCGAAGACGGCAGGGTTGCGCTGCAGGTGGAAGATGTTCAGGACCACAGAAGTGCCCTTGCTTAGGTGGAATCCCATTACATCTGAAATATCGTGATGTTAAGATTATTAACTACATGAAGAAAAAAAGTTAACGCAgaagacgctggttcgattgTAACGCTGTTATTtcagttaaaaattaaaagggTAAAAAAATTGAGTAACTGGAGATTTGTGGcaaaaaaacgcatttaattaatttgcaagaccgaagtgatcccataagtgttccgtgaacaaagttttgtacggaacactaaaaacaaCTAATCAGTGTCTTGGCCTTTGGTCATAACAAAACAAAGGCAAATACAGAgaatgttttataaaatttttaaaCTCACCTACGTCTTGTGTGATTAACCTTTGTATGAAAGGTACAGAGGGGTACAGTCGTAGCGCCTCCTTGATAACGCATTCTAAGTACTTCATCTGTTGCAGGTCTCTGGAATTAAATCAAAGACGTTAGCTTGCAAAGTTGATATCTTTGTAACTCTCCTCTCATTGACTCTCCATACTAACTTCGCAGGAGAGCCCAACCACTAAATTTCTTCAAGTGAAGTCCACATGCCACTGACAATCCTTGAAAGTAGCTAAAGATTAATTCCCAAACAGTGGGTCCATGAACTAGGCCACCAGCCAGTAAAATTGACAAAAATCTGGCAAGTGGTTTCTTATCACTTAAAGTTAAGAACCCAAAGATGTTCTTGACTAAGGTATTGAAGAAACTACAGAAGATAACCCTTACGTGTAAGTAGGTTCTCTGGTCAAATCATCACCGAAGATAGACTTTTGCTCCTCTAACACTTTCTTCTGCACTTGTTCATCTTTAGCGAGACAGTACAAAGAAAACACGATACCAGAGGCTGTAGTGTCGTGACCCTAAAACAAAATATAGATTATTACGAGTCTATGTAAAATTTTGTCTCTTTTTGACAACCAGAAATTTTTAAATGATGGAAAGAGACAAGCGGTTCTCCATAGCATCGCGCATGTTAGATTTGACGTTTATggatatgtcgtagtcagatcgtataatccgccgtattacattacggctagccgttatcaaaaacaggggcgttttgaaatgcggcggttcgacgattagccggattgtcattgcgatacgttcttcaataaggcggccaacgtttagccgcatcgtactactattttagattgtagagtgaccagttctttcggtcgcctacgtaaccggagtttgacaatgtttgcaatttaatttatttttaccatggtcccaccgcactacatgtgtttattttccaaaacatttccttcgcaacttaaatagacggagccccgcaagcggggctcctatttctgggcggtttgcccttcgggcatctgaagctacctaacgaacctaacctacttacctacctacgcttttttccccaaagtgtaatgttttcacggacgtctcactaaattaataggtaggtaggttaggttcgttaggtagcttcagatgcccgaagggcaaaccgctcagaaataggagccccgcgaagcggggctccgtctagttaagttgcgaaagaaatgttttttgaaaagaaacagtccgacgaactccagatttgatggacaccccagcgtttgtcaggcagcgccacgggtgttaaaatgggaactaaaaactgtcaaagcggcggctaatgactcgctgtattacattacggctagccgtgttgaagaacgtatggcggcgaatacattccggcggattctcattcagccgcattcaatccggctaatcgttaaaccgccgcatttcaaaacgcccctgtttttgaaaacggctagccgtaatgtaatacggcggattatacgatccgactgcgacagaTACATCAGTAGGTCGAAGCAtctaagcgggtgaggtgtcTAGATATATACGCTTCCCCGTTGAAAACTAAAATTGTGCCTTGACAATTATTTAGGAGTCGCTGCTGATTTAACAAACACGCTGGACCCGGTGTTTAGTACAATGTATGTGTCAGTAAATAATTATTCCTTAAGTACAGTCACGGAATCTGACGGTTCGTTACTTTTGAACCATGAATGGCATTAACATTACATAGAATCGAAAAGTGACAGACCTTCAAATTCCGTGACTGTACATAGTTAATTTCCCGTGTAAATTGTAGCGCCCTGTGACCTTACACAGGTTTAAAATAAGTGCACTTGCCTCGAACATGAAGGTGTCGACCTCCTCCCGGACGCTCTCGTCGCTGATTGGCTTGCCATCTACTTCCGCCAGCAGCAGCAGGTCCAAAAAGGCATGTTTGTTCTTCAAACCTGCGAAACACATGCGATATTTTACACATGCATGTGTATGTAGCTCGTTTTTAATAGAAGGTCTTGTTTGTTTATAATATATGGTTTCTAGCAATATTTGGTGGTAATGACTTAAAAGTTGTCATCTTCAAATATTCAGCTCTCCTTGGGACGAGTCGAGCTTTTGGTATCGATATATGATGGCTAGAACCTTATTTTGCATTTTATTGGTAAGCCTTTAGAATTACCAATGTCTTCATTATTCTCTATCGTCACTTTCTCGTTCTCTAGCTGCTTTCTCCTGGTCTCAATGACTTTCCTCGTGCGTCCGTGTAAGATCTCCAGGGCTTCATTCTGAGTCTTCTTGTATGGAGACAAGTTGAAGAGGAAGTCGTTCCCGAGCAGCACGTGACGCATGCGCAGGGAGACTATCTCGCTTAACCTGAAAAAAGTAAGAATACTATTAGTGATATCAGTATCTCATACATCTACTGGTGAacatatacctatacctaccgacATAATATTGATACTGTACAGACGCTATAGATTGAAAAGAACTTACGTTTCGATAGCCTTGACATATTTCGACTCACTATCCTTTAGAGCGTTGAAGGAGACTCCCATGATAGATTCTGAAATGTGAAATTTTGGAGTAGAAATGGATATagaaatatttgtattcgtaagcacaaaatGAGGCAATTTACATATAATGCCATAAAATTCATAAACGCAAGAAAAAACCAGAAatattaaagtgccacgaaacgGCCTTATCTTAGTATGTTGCTGGAATGCAAGGTATCAAACAACTCTGATCGTGCTCAAGTCTTCACAAGGCTTGGAACTGGGTTGAACTATATAGGAAAGTACTTACAGGTTTACTTGGGTTTCATTCCAAAGTTTTCTTGAGAACGCAAACGTTTTAAAAGCAAAGAAATGTCTTTAGATTTTGAATCTGGGAACTCCTGCTTCGTGGGCCCCTAAGGCCCTGATCCTTCACTAACGACTAGGATAATATGATTGAACAGTAACTTGGTCTTGATGATCATAAAGGTATCTTCACCTGTGACATTATCCAAGGCAGCTAACGCTATGATCGGGAACAAATCAAACGGTGTCCCATCAGCTCGCTGCTGCAGCTTGTCCATCAGAACCTTGGACGTCTTGACGAAGACAGGCAGGAAGCTGGCCAGGATGTTGAAGTGGAAGGCTGGCGTCAGGAACTTGCGGTGGGACTTCCATCGGTGCCCTGAAACCATGAACTCAATAATCATGTTTCCGCAAAGGATTCCATAAGTTCAGTTTGAGGGACATTACAGAAAAGTGTTGGGTAGGTACGTGACGCTATTTTTTACGCTTCTGATAAAGCTGGTATTTGGTATGATAACATTTAAAAACTCAGCTTTAAACTCAGCGGTAAATATATAATCAGTTCAGAGGGGCATTAATAAGGTAGCTGCTACACGCGTTACATCCCCGACAAAGTAGACCTTTTGTGGAATACCCCTTAAGAATGCCCCCCGATCTCAATATTGGATGCGGGATCCTCATGCCGCGCTGCTCCAATGTGCGAGCGAGACATCGCTATATACGTGCACAGCGCTGTCTCGTGTCAGCGTGACAATCGTGTATGACTCACCAGTTGCCGTGAGCAGG
It encodes the following:
- the LOC134806342 gene encoding cytochrome P450 4C1-like, with protein sequence MLLLILLGVLVTYVLVTWLNVLREKRKSKLEGPALMPVVGYGHRLVNLDSAGLIRVFAEFAKAYNDAAFCQILDERYVIFSHPKYVEHIISSTETITKGQSYKFLHPWLGQGLLTATGHRWKSHRKFLTPAFHFNILASFLPVFVKTSKVLMDKLQQRADGTPFDLFPIIALAALDNVTESIMGVSFNALKDSESKYVKAIETLSEIVSLRMRHVLLGNDFLFNLSPYKKTQNEALEILHGRTRKVIETRRKQLENEKVTIENNEDIGLKNKHAFLDLLLLAEVDGKPISDESVREEVDTFMFEGHDTTASGIVFSLYCLAKDEQVQKKVLEEQKSIFGDDLTREPTYTDLQQMKYLECVIKEALRLYPSVPFIQRLITQDVDVMGFHLSKGTSVVLNIFHLQRNPAVFEDPLVFKPDRFLETTKPGNAYNWIPFSAGPRNCIGQKFAMMEIKVTLAAIVRRFRLASGPDPDLCGALILKATQGVNIRIKQRV